Proteins encoded by one window of Lutibacter sp. A64:
- the frr gene encoding ribosome recycling factor — MNEELDFIIDSTKEAMQEAIVHLEKEFRNIRAGKASPTMLASVTVDYYGSQTPLAQVANVGTMDAHTITVQPWEKNMLHEIEKAIMNSNLGFNPMNNGEVVIINVPVLTEERRRNLSKHAKATAENAKVSIRNDRREAMQEIKKIDASEDMKSIVEENIQALTDKFSEEVDNLYKIKDAEIMKV; from the coding sequence ATGAATGAAGAATTAGACTTTATTATAGATAGTACAAAAGAAGCAATGCAAGAAGCAATTGTGCATTTAGAAAAAGAATTCAGAAACATTAGAGCAGGTAAAGCTAGCCCTACAATGTTAGCCAGCGTAACCGTAGATTATTATGGTTCTCAAACACCTTTAGCACAAGTTGCTAATGTTGGTACAATGGATGCACATACAATTACTGTACAACCTTGGGAGAAAAACATGCTACACGAAATTGAAAAAGCCATTATGAATTCTAATTTAGGTTTTAACCCTATGAATAATGGTGAAGTTGTTATTATTAACGTGCCTGTTTTAACCGAAGAACGACGTAGAAACTTATCTAAACATGCAAAAGCAACAGCCGAAAACGCTAAAGTAAGCATTAGAAACGACCGAAGAGAAGCAATGCAAGAAATTAAAAAAATTGATGCTTCTGAAGATATGAAATCTATTGTTGAAGAAAACATTCAAGCTTTAACTGATAAATTTAGTGAAGAAGTTGACAATCTTTATAAAATAAAAGATGCTGAAATTATGAAGGTGTAA
- the asnS gene encoding asparagine--tRNA ligase, whose product MNKSTVAELLSSNNFLQDVTLKGWVRTFRANRFIALNDGSTINNIQCVVDFEKTDESVLKRITTGAAVSVKGTLTESQGKGQSIEIQVNEIEILGDSNPEEYPIQPKKHSFEFLREHAHLRVRTNTFSAVMRVRSALSFAVHKYFTENGFYNFHAPIITGSDAEGAGEMFKVTTLDVENPPKTEAGKVDTSKDFFGKTTNLTVSGQLEAETYAMALGKVYTFGPTFRAENSNTTRHLSEFWMIEPEVAFNNLDDNMDLAEDFIKSVINYVLDTCKDDITFLDNRFNQEEKTKPALQRSEMTLLEKLNFVVENNFKRVSYTEAFEILRNCKPNKKKKFQYLINEWGADLQSEHERFLVEKHFKCPVILFDYPANIKAFYMRLNDDGKTVRAMDVLFPGIGEIVGGSQREERLDVLKQKMEALKIDEKELWWYLDTRKFGTAVHSGFGLGFERLVQFTTGMGNIRDVIPYPRTPQNAEF is encoded by the coding sequence ATGAATAAAAGTACTGTAGCTGAACTTTTAAGTTCAAATAATTTTTTACAAGATGTAACCCTTAAGGGTTGGGTTAGAACCTTTAGAGCTAATAGATTTATAGCTTTAAACGATGGTTCAACAATTAACAATATACAATGTGTTGTTGACTTTGAAAAGACTGACGAATCCGTTTTAAAACGTATAACTACAGGCGCTGCAGTTTCTGTAAAAGGTACTTTAACTGAAAGTCAAGGAAAAGGACAATCTATAGAGATTCAAGTTAATGAAATTGAAATATTAGGAGACTCTAATCCAGAAGAATACCCTATTCAACCAAAAAAACATAGCTTCGAATTTTTACGTGAACATGCACATTTAAGAGTAAGAACAAATACATTTAGTGCAGTAATGCGAGTACGATCTGCTTTATCTTTTGCAGTTCATAAATATTTTACTGAAAATGGTTTTTATAATTTTCACGCACCTATAATTACAGGGTCTGATGCTGAAGGAGCTGGTGAAATGTTTAAAGTAACCACATTAGATGTTGAAAACCCACCTAAAACCGAAGCTGGTAAAGTAGATACTTCTAAAGACTTTTTTGGAAAAACAACAAACCTTACCGTTTCTGGTCAATTAGAAGCAGAAACCTATGCAATGGCATTGGGTAAAGTTTATACTTTTGGACCAACTTTTAGAGCAGAAAACTCAAACACTACACGTCACCTATCAGAATTTTGGATGATTGAACCAGAGGTTGCATTTAATAATTTAGATGACAATATGGATTTAGCAGAAGATTTTATTAAATCTGTTATAAATTACGTGTTAGATACTTGTAAAGATGATATTACATTTTTAGATAATAGATTCAACCAAGAAGAAAAAACAAAACCTGCATTACAACGCAGTGAAATGACTTTGCTTGAGAAATTAAACTTTGTGGTTGAAAATAACTTTAAAAGAGTTTCGTATACAGAAGCTTTTGAAATTTTAAGAAATTGCAAACCTAATAAAAAGAAAAAATTTCAATACCTTATTAATGAATGGGGTGCAGATTTACAAAGTGAACACGAACGCTTTTTAGTAGAAAAACATTTTAAATGTCCTGTAATTTTATTTGATTACCCTGCCAATATTAAAGCCTTTTACATGCGTTTAAATGACGATGGTAAAACTGTAAGAGCAATGGATGTATTGTTTCCAGGAATTGGTGAAATTGTTGGAGGCAGCCAACGTGAAGAGCGCTTAGATGTATTAAAACAAAAAATGGAAGCACTAAAAATTGATGAAAAAGAATTATGGTGGTATTTAGATACTAGAAAATTTGGAACAGCAGTGCATAGTGGTTTTGGATTAGGTTTTGAACGCTTGGTGCAATTTACAACCGGTATGGGTAATATTAGAGATGTAATACCTTACCCTAGAACTCCTCAAAACGCAGAGTTTTAA
- a CDS encoding porin family protein — protein sequence MKHIFLVVVLILFSSVFVRAQIQNDSISYNAAYLEDQLYLALTYNALTEKPNDVSQNGFSGGVAVGFIKDIPLNTRRSFGVALGLGYQYNAYIQNLKISKALNNNVFSIAKDYESNWLRLHAIDIPFELRWRTSTATKYKFWRIYTGIKASYIFASKSKFTDVNETLYVKNIDEINKLQLGVTLSAGFSTWNLYVYYGLNPIFENAFINDTTSPVNFRDFSVGLKFYIM from the coding sequence ATGAAACATATATTCTTAGTAGTAGTTTTAATACTTTTTAGTAGTGTATTTGTTCGAGCTCAAATACAGAATGATTCCATAAGTTATAATGCGGCTTATTTAGAAGATCAATTGTATCTGGCTTTAACATATAACGCTTTAACAGAAAAGCCTAATGACGTATCTCAAAATGGATTTTCAGGTGGTGTTGCAGTAGGTTTTATTAAAGATATACCATTAAACACTAGAAGATCTTTTGGTGTTGCATTAGGTTTAGGATATCAATACAACGCATATATTCAAAATTTAAAGATTTCAAAAGCTTTAAATAACAATGTGTTCTCTATTGCTAAAGATTACGAATCTAATTGGCTTAGATTGCATGCTATTGATATTCCTTTTGAACTTAGATGGAGAACTTCAACTGCTACCAAATATAAATTTTGGCGAATTTATACTGGCATAAAAGCTTCTTATATTTTTGCTTCAAAATCCAAATTTACAGATGTTAATGAAACACTATATGTTAAAAATATTGATGAAATTAATAAATTGCAACTTGGAGTAACACTTTCAGCTGGTTTTAGCACTTGGAATTTATATGTTTATTATGGTTTAAACCCAATTTTTGAAAATGCATTTATTAATGATACTACAAGTCCGGTTAATTTTAGAGATTTTAGTGTAGGACTAAAATTTTATATAATGTAA
- a CDS encoding ExbD/TolR family protein, with the protein MSKFKKKKKGLPAISTASLPDIVFMLLFFFMVSTTMRETDLLIKKPILPAASEVKKLEMKSLVSTIYVGKSKDARIGGDKIQVNDKIIDVNDVPSFIFAERALRKEEEVKFMTTSIKADKEANVGTILDIKEQLRDINALKVSFSTTKSNDIKGNF; encoded by the coding sequence ATGAGTAAGTTTAAAAAGAAGAAAAAAGGATTACCGGCTATTTCTACGGCATCTTTACCTGATATTGTATTTATGTTGTTATTCTTTTTTATGGTGTCAACTACTATGAGAGAAACAGATTTACTAATTAAAAAACCAATACTTCCTGCTGCTAGTGAAGTAAAAAAACTAGAGATGAAAAGTTTGGTTAGTACTATTTATGTTGGTAAATCTAAAGATGCAAGAATTGGTGGGGATAAAATTCAAGTAAATGATAAAATTATAGACGTTAACGATGTTCCTAGTTTTATTTTTGCTGAAAGAGCTTTAAGAAAAGAAGAAGAGGTTAAATTTATGACTACTTCTATTAAAGCTGATAAAGAAGCCAATGTAGGTACAATCTTAGATATTAAAGAGCAATTAAGAGACATTAATGCATTAAAAGTTAGTTTTTCAACTACTAAAAGTAACGACATAAAAGGTAACTTTTAA
- a CDS encoding DUF5686 and carboxypeptidase-like regulatory domain-containing protein, protein MKKVLTLLACILPLLVVSQNQISGIITDSKTDKPLPFASIITNTGFGVLTDVDGTFSIETKNSFNFIKISYIGYSTIEIPIKNNTPFLSIKLTSSVESLNEILITAKENPALEIIKNTIKNKPKNNIEKALNTFKFNTYNKILVTANPDSINGKIDSIYKLKKDGEKQFISIDSSNYKFKKDLIKQHLFISEKISEFKFEKGKKQKEVVLAFRMAGLKQPIYELLAVTFQDLSFYHEFYTLAGTKYTNPIANNALKKYNYKILDTIDNGHGSSILIYYKPKKETGNLGIEGVLFIDTKQFAITKAIAELKGLVNIKATQNFSYQEKHQIWFPKTMNVVLRKGKNKESIALFGGAIKVSESKKNDSLIKTNTKEESDVTYFISKSSNSNIYINTPVSIKKSSTTIQFNDDAHKKRADFWNLYRTDSLTQRGKNTYIYLDSVAKTEGVEKKINFARNILKGYFPTKYINLNLGKILNLNNYEGVRLGFGGETNTDFSSIFKIEAYIAYGTKDKDFKYSIGASTRVNKNNNTWIGGSYTNDLKEAAALDFIKENNSFSPVNPRNLNIDKFYNYKVAKAFISHDIQPNLEAKLQVSSGDYLPVFEYQFNSLDKNLTAYKLSLATLGFQYNPKNEYMNSPVGKLKIKNVFPQFTFQFTKSFEDIFQSDFDFTQINLRISHEIKPLKKATTTILAEGGIVFGDTPISHLFNATPNYTFKSPWSKRITFAGKNSFETMGYNEFISDKFAALHVKHQLRPFIVSKKFKPQLTAVTRVAIGKISNPEYHNGLIFKGLNKAYLESGLEFNNLFKGFGLSGFYRYGVYKNTLWSDNLAIKLTYKLRIGF, encoded by the coding sequence ATGAAAAAGGTACTAACTTTATTAGCATGCATCCTTCCTCTTTTAGTGGTTTCTCAAAACCAAATTAGTGGAATTATAACAGATAGTAAAACGGATAAGCCCTTACCTTTTGCATCTATAATAACAAATACTGGCTTTGGCGTTTTAACAGATGTTGATGGAACTTTTTCTATAGAAACAAAAAACAGCTTTAATTTTATTAAAATTTCATACATAGGTTATTCAACTATAGAAATTCCTATAAAAAACAACACTCCTTTTCTTTCCATAAAATTAACAAGTTCTGTTGAAAGCTTAAACGAAATTTTAATTACCGCTAAAGAAAATCCTGCTTTAGAAATTATTAAAAACACCATTAAAAACAAACCTAAAAACAATATAGAAAAAGCATTAAACACCTTTAAGTTTAATACTTATAATAAAATTTTGGTAACTGCTAACCCAGATTCTATTAATGGAAAAATTGATTCTATTTATAAACTAAAAAAAGATGGAGAAAAGCAATTTATATCTATAGATTCTTCAAACTATAAATTTAAAAAAGATCTAATAAAACAACATTTATTTATTTCTGAAAAAATCTCTGAATTTAAATTTGAAAAAGGTAAAAAACAAAAAGAAGTTGTTCTAGCCTTTAGAATGGCCGGATTAAAACAACCTATATACGAATTGTTAGCTGTTACATTTCAAGACCTTTCTTTTTATCATGAGTTTTACACATTAGCCGGTACAAAATATACAAACCCCATTGCCAATAATGCCTTAAAAAAATACAACTACAAAATTTTAGACACCATAGATAACGGACACGGAAGTTCAATTTTAATTTATTATAAACCTAAAAAAGAAACAGGAAATTTAGGTATAGAAGGTGTTTTATTTATAGACACCAAACAATTTGCAATTACCAAAGCTATTGCAGAATTAAAGGGTTTGGTAAATATTAAAGCAACTCAAAATTTTAGCTACCAAGAAAAACATCAAATTTGGTTTCCTAAAACTATGAATGTAGTACTAAGAAAAGGTAAAAATAAAGAAAGTATCGCATTGTTTGGAGGTGCCATTAAAGTTTCAGAAAGCAAGAAAAACGACTCTCTAATTAAAACAAACACAAAGGAAGAAAGTGATGTTACTTATTTTATTTCCAAATCATCAAATTCAAATATTTATATTAACACGCCTGTGTCTATAAAAAAATCTTCCACTACAATACAATTTAACGATGATGCCCATAAAAAACGAGCTGACTTTTGGAATTTATACAGAACCGATTCACTTACACAACGAGGAAAAAATACATACATTTATTTAGATAGTGTAGCTAAAACTGAAGGTGTTGAAAAAAAAATAAATTTTGCTCGTAATATTTTAAAAGGCTACTTCCCTACTAAATACATTAATCTTAACCTAGGCAAAATATTAAATTTAAATAATTATGAAGGTGTTCGTTTAGGCTTTGGAGGAGAAACAAATACAGATTTTTCATCTATTTTTAAAATAGAAGCGTACATAGCGTATGGTACAAAAGATAAAGACTTTAAATACAGTATTGGAGCATCAACTAGAGTTAATAAAAACAATAATACTTGGATAGGTGGTAGCTATACAAATGATTTAAAAGAAGCTGCTGCGTTAGATTTTATAAAAGAAAACAACTCGTTTTCTCCTGTAAATCCTAGAAACTTAAATATCGATAAGTTTTACAATTATAAAGTGGCAAAAGCTTTTATATCGCACGATATTCAACCAAATTTGGAAGCAAAACTTCAAGTTAGTAGTGGAGATTATTTACCTGTTTTTGAATATCAATTTAACTCTTTAGATAAAAACTTAACAGCATATAAATTAAGTTTAGCAACTTTAGGATTTCAATACAATCCTAAAAACGAATACATGAATTCTCCTGTTGGAAAGCTTAAAATAAAAAATGTTTTTCCTCAATTTACATTTCAATTTACAAAAAGTTTTGAAGATATATTTCAGAGTGATTTCGATTTTACACAAATAAATTTAAGAATTTCACATGAAATAAAACCTCTAAAAAAAGCAACAACAACTATTTTAGCTGAAGGAGGTATTGTATTTGGAGACACACCAATTTCGCACTTATTTAATGCAACACCTAACTATACATTTAAAAGCCCTTGGAGCAAGCGTATTACTTTTGCGGGTAAAAATAGTTTTGAAACTATGGGATATAATGAGTTTATATCAGATAAATTTGCTGCATTGCATGTTAAACATCAATTAAGACCTTTTATTGTTAGTAAAAAATTCAAACCTCAATTAACAGCAGTAACCAGAGTTGCTATTGGAAAAATTAGCAACCCAGAATACCATAATGGACTAATTTTTAAAGGTTTAAACAAAGCTTATTTAGAAAGCGGTTTAGAATTTAATAACTTATTTAAAGGCTTTGGCTTAAGCGGTTTTTATAGATACGGAGTATATAAAAATACCCTTTGGAGCGATAATTTAGCTATAAAATTAACCTATAAATTAAGGATTGGTTTTTAA
- a CDS encoding efflux RND transporter permease subunit has translation MNFWAHISRLILKGRYIIILLIAICTFLLATQMQYMRFSYTEANLLPDNHQVNIEYNKFLDLFGEEGNLIILATEDPSIFTPEKFKAWNNLSKQLDSFAEVDFTVAIGDIQKLTKNKTEQKFDLVPLYTEAPETVEDVLKIKTELFENLPFYDNFLFNKKSETIRTIVYLKKDIVNTAVRKDFIFDALNPAIETFEKDYNIDIRVSGMPYIRTMNAQNIIDEIGIFVALALGVTALIFFFFFRSFRATFITLIVVSIGVIWAFGFIGLFRYEISVLMALIPPLIIVIGVPNAIFLINKYQQEVKKHGNQAKSLQRVISKVGNATLMTNVTTASGFATFIFTKSQLLREFGTIASINILAIFVLALLIIPIIYSFLPLPKEKHLKHLERKWIDTIVTWMESIVRHHRLTVYATTVILIIVSMIGIYMIKISGSLIEDMPKGKPFFKDIVFFEEEFGGIMPLEIVIDTKTENGVMKLSTLQRMNKLDETIDEIPQLSKSISVLNLVKYSKQAFYNGKPQFYELPNNQEKNWILSYSKKATTDSNLLNNFVDSTGRYARITTFMKDIGTDKMEIIEDRLIQKIDKEFPKEDYNVSMTGGALVFLKGTTFLINNLVISLSLAIILIAIFMAFLFRSFRMIVISLIPNIFPLLITAGLMGYLGVPIKPSTILVFSIAFGISVDDTIHFLAKYRQELMTNNWKIKQSVYAALRETGVSMFYTSIVLFFGFLVFTVSSFGGTIALGGLVSITLLFAMVSNLLLLPSLLLSLEKKIANKKTFKEPTLDILTPEDQNIDK, from the coding sequence ATGAATTTCTGGGCTCATATTTCTAGACTGATTTTAAAAGGTCGGTATATTATAATTCTTTTAATTGCAATTTGCACCTTCCTTTTGGCTACACAAATGCAGTATATGCGTTTTTCATATACAGAAGCCAACCTTTTACCTGACAACCATCAAGTAAACATAGAATATAATAAATTTTTAGATCTTTTTGGAGAAGAAGGAAATCTAATAATTTTAGCAACTGAAGACCCTTCAATATTTACTCCCGAAAAATTTAAAGCTTGGAATAATTTATCTAAACAACTAGATAGTTTTGCAGAAGTAGATTTTACTGTTGCAATAGGTGATATTCAAAAATTAACAAAGAACAAAACAGAACAAAAGTTTGACCTAGTACCTTTATACACTGAAGCACCTGAAACAGTAGAAGATGTTTTAAAAATAAAAACTGAACTCTTTGAAAACCTTCCTTTTTACGATAATTTTTTATTTAATAAAAAGTCTGAAACTATTAGAACAATTGTCTACCTAAAAAAAGACATTGTAAATACTGCTGTTCGTAAAGATTTTATTTTTGATGCTCTAAATCCCGCAATAGAAACATTTGAAAAAGATTATAATATAGATATCAGAGTATCTGGTATGCCGTACATTCGTACCATGAACGCTCAAAATATTATAGATGAAATAGGTATTTTTGTTGCACTTGCCTTAGGTGTAACCGCACTTATTTTCTTTTTCTTCTTTAGATCTTTTAGAGCAACTTTTATTACTTTAATAGTAGTTAGTATTGGTGTTATTTGGGCTTTTGGTTTTATTGGATTATTTAGGTATGAAATTAGCGTTCTAATGGCATTAATTCCACCATTAATTATTGTAATTGGAGTGCCAAACGCCATATTTTTAATAAATAAATACCAACAAGAAGTAAAAAAACACGGAAATCAAGCTAAATCTTTACAACGTGTAATTTCTAAAGTTGGAAACGCAACTTTAATGACTAATGTTACAACAGCCTCTGGTTTTGCAACATTTATTTTCACAAAAAGTCAGTTATTACGAGAATTTGGTACTATTGCTTCTATTAATATTTTAGCAATTTTTGTTTTAGCATTATTAATTATACCTATTATATACAGTTTTTTACCGTTACCAAAAGAAAAACACCTAAAACATTTAGAACGCAAATGGATTGACACCATTGTTACTTGGATGGAATCTATAGTTAGACACCATAGATTAACAGTATATGCAACAACTGTTATTTTAATTATTGTAAGTATGATAGGTATTTATATGATTAAAATATCTGGAAGTTTAATTGAAGACATGCCTAAAGGCAAACCATTTTTTAAAGATATTGTATTTTTTGAAGAAGAATTTGGAGGTATAATGCCGCTTGAAATTGTAATTGATACTAAGACTGAAAATGGTGTAATGAAACTTAGTACATTACAACGCATGAATAAATTAGATGAAACTATTGATGAAATTCCTCAACTTTCAAAATCTATTTCAGTTTTAAATTTAGTTAAATATTCTAAACAAGCATTTTACAACGGAAAACCACAATTTTACGAATTACCAAACAATCAAGAAAAAAATTGGATACTATCTTATTCTAAAAAAGCAACAACAGATAGCAATTTATTGAACAACTTTGTTGATTCAACTGGACGTTATGCAAGAATAACAACCTTTATGAAAGATATTGGAACTGATAAAATGGAAATAATTGAAGACCGCCTAATTCAAAAAATTGATAAGGAGTTTCCAAAAGAAGATTATAATGTTAGCATGACAGGAGGTGCTTTAGTATTTTTAAAAGGAACCACCTTTTTAATAAATAACCTGGTTATTTCACTTTCATTAGCCATTATATTAATCGCTATTTTTATGGCGTTCTTATTTCGTTCTTTTAGAATGATTGTAATTTCATTAATTCCTAATATATTTCCACTACTTATTACTGCTGGTTTAATGGGCTATTTAGGTGTTCCTATAAAACCATCAACAATTTTAGTTTTTAGTATTGCTTTTGGTATATCTGTAGATGATACTATACACTTTTTAGCAAAATATAGACAAGAATTAATGACTAATAATTGGAAAATTAAACAATCTGTTTACGCAGCTTTAAGAGAAACTGGGGTAAGCATGTTTTATACATCAATAGTCTTATTTTTCGGTTTCTTAGTCTTTACAGTTTCAAGTTTTGGAGGTACTATTGCCTTAGGAGGTTTGGTTTCAATAACACTTTTATTTGCAATGGTCTCTAATTTATTATTACTTCCTTCGTTACTACTTTCTTTAGAGAAAAAAATTGCCAATAAAAAAACCTTTAAAGAACCAACTTTAGATATTCTTACACCAGAAGATCAAAACATAGATAAATAA
- the rpoN gene encoding RNA polymerase factor sigma-54 yields the protein MLKQSLNFKLLQKLSPQQIQLMKLIQLPTQAFEQKLKQELEENPALDSGKENTDEFEDHQNDEYDDSGNENISTEDINIDEYLSDDEVPSYKTHANNYSSDDDEKSIPYASGTSFTQHLTTQMNTYRLSENEEIITDFLIGSIDDSGYIRRDLIDILDDLAFTQNIFTTIEELERLLNLVQQLDPAGVGARNLKECLILQLKRKTEKPSRLLAIDILENSFEHFAKKHYKKLLQKHHISEEQLKEAIQQIEKLNPKPGGSYVGNNKIAEQIVPDFTIRIVEGELELTLNSRNAPELHISREYNDLLLGYKDSKEKSKSQKEAIQFIKQKLDSAKWFIDAIKQRQQTLLLNMNAIMLHQKEYFLTGDERKLKPMILKDIADVINMDVSTVSRVANSKYVNTPYGTKLIKEFFSESMKNDQGEDVSTREIKNILATVISNENKKKPLTDDKLSILLKEKGYPIARRTVAKYREQLDIPVARLRKEI from the coding sequence ATGCTAAAACAAAGCTTAAATTTTAAGTTATTACAGAAATTATCCCCTCAGCAAATTCAATTAATGAAATTGATTCAATTGCCTACACAAGCATTTGAACAAAAGTTAAAACAAGAACTAGAGGAAAATCCTGCTTTAGATAGCGGTAAGGAAAATACTGACGAGTTTGAAGATCATCAAAATGATGAATACGATGACTCTGGTAACGAAAATATAAGTACAGAAGACATAAATATTGATGAGTATTTAAGTGATGATGAGGTACCAAGTTATAAAACCCATGCAAACAACTATTCATCAGATGATGATGAAAAAAGTATTCCGTATGCATCAGGAACTTCATTTACACAGCATTTAACTACACAAATGAATACCTATCGTTTAAGTGAAAATGAAGAAATTATTACAGATTTTCTTATTGGAAGTATAGATGATAGTGGCTATATAAGACGCGATTTAATAGATATATTAGATGATTTAGCTTTTACCCAAAACATATTTACAACTATAGAAGAATTAGAAAGACTATTAAATTTAGTTCAACAATTAGACCCTGCAGGTGTAGGTGCTAGAAATTTAAAAGAATGTCTAATTCTTCAATTAAAAAGAAAAACAGAAAAACCTAGCAGACTTTTAGCTATTGATATTCTAGAAAATTCTTTTGAACATTTTGCTAAAAAACACTATAAAAAATTATTACAAAAACACCATATTTCTGAAGAGCAACTTAAAGAGGCTATTCAACAAATTGAAAAGTTGAATCCAAAACCTGGAGGATCTTACGTAGGAAATAATAAAATAGCAGAGCAAATTGTTCCAGATTTTACAATTAGAATTGTTGAAGGTGAACTAGAACTTACGCTTAACTCTAGAAATGCTCCAGAACTCCATATTTCAAGAGAATATAATGATTTGTTATTAGGCTATAAAGATTCTAAAGAAAAATCCAAATCTCAAAAAGAAGCGATACAATTTATAAAACAAAAATTAGACTCAGCTAAATGGTTTATAGATGCCATTAAACAACGTCAACAAACATTACTTTTAAATATGAATGCAATTATGCTTCATCAAAAAGAATATTTTTTAACAGGTGACGAACGAAAGTTAAAACCTATGATTTTAAAAGATATTGCAGATGTTATTAATATGGACGTTTCAACAGTTTCTAGAGTAGCAAATAGCAAATATGTAAATACACCTTACGGAACAAAATTAATTAAAGAATTCTTCTCAGAATCGATGAAAAACGATCAAGGTGAAGATGTTTCAACACGTGAAATTAAAAATATATTAGCTACTGTTATTTCAAATGAGAATAAAAAGAAACCTTTAACAGACGATAAATTATCTATTCTATTAAAAGAAAAAGGATATCCAATTGCAAGAAGAACTGTTGCAAAATATAGAGAACAATTAGATATTCCTGTAGCTCGATTAAGAAAAGAGATTTAA